Below is a genomic region from Chromatiaceae bacterium.
ATTCCCGTTATCCGGAGACCATGGAGCATCCAGAGCTACTGTCCGAACTGCTCTACGAGCCGGCCGTGATGGGTGGTCCATCCACCATTCCGTTCCTGTTCAATGACGCGAACAAGGTCATCGACTATTGATGGTGAACGACGAAGGGGTACCGCATCCAGCGTGGCGCCCCTTCGGTTCCACGGTCAGATATCCGAGGATGGAGAGTCCCCGACGTGATCGTGAAACCGGCGGGGCGCCGGCGCGCTGCCGTGAGGGAAGCGTCGTTGTCCACGGACGGCGCGTGGATGCCGCCGGGATCCCGAACGCCCACACTAGCGCCTATGCAGTTTCTCGAAATAGGTCACGCGCCCGTTGTCTTCCACATTGCACACGTAATTGCCGTCGTCGTAGTCCAGGATGATCTCCCAGGCACCCGCCTTCAGCGGCGTGGAACTGACCACTTTCCCATAGCGGTCGTCAACGGCATTGCAGGCCCGCACTGCAGAGGAAGGAGGCCCACTCCGCTCATGCGCACCACCACCCTGCAGCTCGAACTTTGCGCGGCAACCGCCATCCACCCAGATCGAATGCTTGGACAGACCCCAGTTCTCACCCTCGACGCACTTGGTCTTGCTCAGTTGCTTGACGACCCGCACGTCACCGCGGGTGTCCATGGCACATTCCTTACGCCGCTCATTCTCGGATTCGCAGGTCACGCCTGTCGGGAGATCTCTGTATGCATCGTCACCTCCGCCCACGTAGCCTGACGACTTGTGGCCGCCGTCGGAATGTTGACCGCTCGATTCGAACTCTGCACGACAACCGTCACTCACCCAGACGGAGTG
It encodes:
- a CDS encoding DUF3011 domain-containing protein yields the protein MMAKYFSGVFVLALLAPSSVLADKVTCESENERQKECEMDTRGEVRIVKQLSKTKCVEGKNWGLFKHSVWVSDGCRAEFESSGQHSDGGHKSSGYVGGGDDAYRDLPTGVTCESENERRKECAMDTRGDVRVVKQLSKTKCVEGENWGLSKHSIWVDGGCRAKFELQGGGAHERSGPPSSAVRACNAVDDRYGKVVSSTPLKAGAWEIILDYDDGNYVCNVEDNGRVTYFEKLHRR